A genome region from Marinobacter panjinensis includes the following:
- a CDS encoding ATP-binding protein produces MHWIDPRRSIRRSLLTLLLPAAIALMVAAWIVHGLLLERMARGFVEDRLQDEVAFLEHQLRQSGPDEIRNIAEGDYFEEVFHHAFALLIGSQVHSSPAQWSRVLEPLLSEAETGFVHRTDPRPEDSIADFLAYRKALTLNGETVVIVVAEDLGHLQQSQQELHLWTAVVSAILLVLLILAIWLAIRLSLSSVNRIQQGLTSLQTGAINRLDVDAPAEFQPLISQLNQLLDTLDQRLSRSRDALANLSHSVKTPVSAIRQVLEDDTRALDPEMRQQLAQRLSDIDRQLESEMRRSRFAGPQAGKAAKPISQARDLLWMLGRLYPEKNFELETDLGPETRWPIEEHDLNEILGNLVDNAGKWARKSAELSLNESAEQLIIKVEDDGPGVSANALPTLGTRGVRLDEQTPGHGLGLAIAREITDRYGGNLSFSIGTRGGLRVTVSMPRGSRP; encoded by the coding sequence ATGCACTGGATTGACCCCCGTCGTTCCATCCGCAGAAGTCTGCTCACCCTGCTGCTGCCGGCCGCCATTGCATTGATGGTTGCGGCCTGGATTGTCCATGGCCTGTTGCTGGAGCGAATGGCTCGGGGATTCGTTGAAGACCGGCTGCAGGACGAAGTGGCCTTCCTTGAACACCAGTTGCGCCAGTCTGGCCCGGATGAGATCCGCAACATTGCCGAAGGTGATTACTTTGAGGAAGTCTTTCACCACGCTTTTGCCCTTCTTATCGGGAGCCAGGTACACAGTTCCCCGGCCCAATGGTCACGGGTTCTCGAACCCCTGCTGAGCGAGGCAGAAACCGGTTTTGTCCACAGAACCGATCCCCGGCCCGAAGATTCCATCGCCGATTTTCTGGCCTACCGCAAGGCTCTGACCCTCAACGGGGAAACCGTGGTGATCGTTGTGGCTGAGGACCTGGGCCACCTGCAGCAAAGCCAGCAGGAGTTGCACCTGTGGACGGCCGTGGTGTCCGCCATCCTGCTGGTACTGCTCATACTGGCAATCTGGCTGGCCATCCGGCTCTCCCTGAGTTCCGTGAACCGTATTCAGCAGGGCCTGACGTCCCTGCAAACCGGCGCCATTAATCGACTGGATGTGGACGCCCCTGCAGAGTTCCAGCCTTTGATCAGCCAGCTGAACCAGCTCCTGGACACCCTGGACCAGAGGCTTTCCCGGTCCCGGGATGCACTGGCCAATCTCTCTCACAGCGTAAAAACACCGGTCTCTGCCATTCGGCAGGTGCTTGAAGATGACACCCGCGCCCTGGACCCGGAAATGCGACAACAGCTCGCCCAGCGACTTTCCGACATCGACCGCCAGTTGGAAAGCGAAATGCGCCGCAGCCGGTTCGCCGGCCCCCAGGCAGGCAAAGCCGCGAAACCCATCAGCCAGGCCCGGGATCTGCTGTGGATGCTGGGCAGACTGTATCCGGAGAAGAACTTCGAACTGGAAACCGATCTGGGCCCGGAAACCCGCTGGCCGATCGAAGAACATGACCTGAACGAGATTCTGGGCAACCTTGTGGATAATGCGGGAAAATGGGCCAGGAAAAGTGCAGAGCTGTCTCTGAATGAGTCCGCAGAACAGCTGATCATCAAAGTGGAGGACGACGGGCCAGGGGTCAGTGCCAATGCGCTTCCAACACTGGGCACCCGCGGCGTAAGACTGGACGAACAGACGCCCGGGCACGGGCTCGGACTGGCCATCGCCAGGGAAATCACAGATCGTTATGGTGGTAATCTGTCATTCAGTATCGGAACACGGGGAGGGCTCAGGGTGACTGTGTCAATGCCCAGAGGAAGTCGGCCATGA
- the cadR gene encoding Cd(II)/Pb(II)-responsive transcriptional regulator has translation MKIGEISKTTGIPVETIRYYEKIGLVPEPERQASGYRHYRQSHLDRLLFIKRCRNLDMAQDEIRELIRLADQPDADCSEVDALLARHLSHVRERLQELARLEDTLEQLQRACSEGRTVSECGILGGLSSDIDAPASEDRRNHVPGTHGPGHR, from the coding sequence ATGAAAATCGGTGAAATCTCAAAAACGACAGGCATTCCGGTGGAAACCATCCGCTACTACGAGAAAATCGGACTGGTGCCGGAGCCCGAGCGGCAGGCCAGCGGCTACCGACACTACCGGCAGAGTCACCTTGACCGGCTGCTTTTCATCAAACGCTGCCGAAACCTGGATATGGCTCAGGATGAAATCCGCGAACTGATCCGCCTGGCCGACCAGCCGGATGCAGACTGCAGCGAGGTCGATGCCCTTCTGGCCCGCCACCTCAGCCACGTACGCGAGCGTCTGCAGGAGCTGGCGCGCCTCGAGGACACACTTGAACAACTCCAGCGAGCCTGCTCGGAAGGCCGTACCGTCAGTGAGTGCGGCATCCTCGGCGGGCTTAGTTCGGACATAGACGCTCCGGCATCGGAAGATCGCCGCAACCATGTTCCCGGCACCCACGGCCCAGGCCACCGCTGA
- a CDS encoding stalk domain-containing protein, which produces MYKKKIALSVALASSLLFASPTTLAHGGSPDYLPISEALTSSGASYKLSEDKSELLITSGDAEFRVPLGETQAFSNGKPIKLSAPAKMHEGEVLVERTFTHDLFRDQVQQNISTGNASHPLDSLTAEEITKVSNAIKASKHYKDNIRFTEIRLADPAKEKVWKWSYGESQKFERVANFTVVDGRKVIEGTVDLASGTVHGWEHIEGAHGMVTFDDFIAVQEIVASSDAYKAALKKRGIDDVNKVVATPLTVGYFGGDDGLEHELKLLKVVSYLDIGDGNYWAHPIENLVAVVDLEKKSILKIEDDGVIPVPMAPRPYDGRDQDKIADVKPLMVVEPEGKNVSMSGNTINWQNWDFHLKLDARVGPVISTLTYDDQGDKRKIMYEGSLGGMIVPYGDPDVGWYFKAYLDSGEYGMGNLTSSLVPGTDAPNNATLLPATLVDNNGDPFTIPNAIAVFERYAGPEFKHNEMLGSSPGNESRERRELVVRWVSTIGNYDYMFDWIFMANGNIKLSVGASGIEAVKAVKSRTIHDETAEEDTRYGTLIDHNIVGTTHQHIYNFRLDMDIDGTQNSMREIDPVVSENTAGGPRKSVMITNERVVPTELEAVQKFDPSTIRLLTNPNKENRMGYPVGYQVIPFAGGTHPIAKGALFSEDEWLFKRVQFMDKQIWVTQYKPEERFPEGKYPNRAKTDAGLSVFVEDDESIENVDTVLWMTTGATHVARAEEWPMMPTEYVHSMLKPWNFFDQTPTLNLPE; this is translated from the coding sequence ATGTATAAAAAGAAAATAGCACTCTCCGTAGCCCTTGCCTCATCGCTGTTATTTGCCAGCCCGACCACGCTGGCCCACGGTGGTTCGCCGGATTATCTACCAATATCAGAAGCACTTACATCCTCAGGGGCCAGCTATAAGCTGAGTGAAGATAAAAGCGAATTGTTGATTACATCGGGGGACGCGGAATTCAGAGTGCCTCTGGGCGAAACCCAGGCATTTTCTAACGGCAAGCCAATCAAGCTCTCCGCTCCCGCTAAAATGCATGAAGGCGAGGTTCTGGTGGAGCGTACGTTTACTCACGACCTGTTCAGGGATCAGGTCCAACAAAACATATCCACTGGCAATGCGAGCCACCCGCTTGATTCATTAACAGCAGAAGAAATCACCAAAGTTTCGAATGCGATCAAGGCCTCCAAACACTACAAGGACAACATTCGCTTCACAGAAATACGACTTGCGGATCCGGCCAAAGAAAAAGTCTGGAAATGGTCGTACGGCGAATCCCAGAAGTTTGAGCGCGTGGCCAACTTTACTGTGGTAGATGGCAGGAAGGTCATTGAGGGTACAGTTGATCTTGCCAGCGGAACCGTTCATGGCTGGGAGCATATCGAGGGCGCCCACGGCATGGTGACTTTCGATGACTTTATCGCTGTGCAGGAGATCGTCGCAAGCAGTGACGCGTATAAAGCTGCGCTCAAAAAGCGTGGCATTGATGATGTTAACAAGGTTGTTGCAACTCCCCTGACGGTCGGGTACTTCGGCGGAGACGATGGCCTGGAGCACGAGTTAAAGCTGTTAAAAGTGGTTTCTTACCTCGACATAGGCGACGGTAACTACTGGGCGCATCCGATCGAAAACCTCGTGGCCGTTGTGGACCTGGAGAAAAAGAGCATTTTAAAGATCGAAGACGATGGCGTCATACCTGTGCCGATGGCTCCTCGCCCCTATGATGGACGTGACCAGGACAAGATTGCCGATGTGAAGCCGCTGATGGTCGTGGAGCCAGAAGGCAAGAATGTTTCCATGTCCGGCAATACCATTAACTGGCAAAACTGGGATTTCCATTTAAAGCTGGACGCGCGCGTCGGCCCCGTCATTTCCACACTGACCTACGACGATCAGGGCGATAAGCGAAAAATCATGTACGAAGGTTCATTGGGTGGCATGATCGTGCCCTATGGTGATCCTGACGTAGGCTGGTACTTCAAGGCCTATCTGGACTCAGGCGAGTATGGGATGGGCAACCTGACCTCGTCCCTTGTGCCCGGTACCGATGCACCCAATAACGCTACCCTGCTACCGGCCACCCTTGTAGACAACAATGGTGATCCTTTCACCATTCCCAATGCCATCGCGGTATTTGAGCGCTACGCAGGTCCAGAGTTCAAACACAATGAGATGCTCGGCAGCAGCCCCGGCAATGAAAGCCGTGAGCGCAGGGAACTGGTTGTGCGCTGGGTCAGCACCATTGGCAACTATGACTATATGTTTGACTGGATCTTCATGGCCAACGGCAACATTAAGCTGAGCGTCGGTGCATCAGGCATTGAAGCCGTCAAGGCCGTGAAATCACGTACCATTCATGACGAAACCGCAGAGGAAGATACCCGTTACGGCACCTTGATTGACCACAACATCGTGGGCACCACCCATCAACATATCTATAACTTCCGCCTGGATATGGATATTGATGGCACGCAAAACAGCATGAGGGAAATCGATCCCGTAGTCTCGGAAAACACCGCCGGCGGTCCGCGTAAAAGCGTAATGATTACCAACGAGCGAGTGGTACCAACGGAGCTCGAAGCAGTCCAGAAATTCGATCCCTCAACCATCCGCCTGCTGACCAACCCCAACAAGGAAAACCGCATGGGTTATCCCGTTGGTTATCAGGTCATACCCTTTGCCGGCGGAACCCATCCGATTGCCAAGGGAGCACTATTCAGTGAGGACGAGTGGTTGTTTAAACGTGTCCAATTCATGGACAAGCAAATCTGGGTAACGCAGTACAAACCGGAGGAACGTTTTCCAGAGGGGAAATACCCGAACCGGGCCAAAACCGACGCAGGGCTGAGTGTCTTCGTTGAGGATGACGAGTCCATTGAAAACGTCGACACCGTGTTGTGGATGACAACAGGAGCAACTCACGTCGCCCGTGCCGAGGAGTGGCCCATGATGCCAACCGAGTATGTCCATTCAATGCTCAAGCCGTGGAACTTCTTCGATCAGACACCCACGCTGAACCTGCCCGAATAG
- a CDS encoding aldehyde dehydrogenase family protein → MQTYSNSVYGESVETPEHQEIFNPATGDSLGLAPISSESDVGSAVNAARKAQPDWARTSDQERRDAVVRVAQVLEENSEYLAELITREQGKPLSGPGSRFEMQASVGWTQVPAALELPPEIVYEDEERKDTLHRVPLGVVAAIAPWNWPLMIAIWQIIPSIRMGNTVVLKPSEYTPIATLEMVRLINQVLPPGVLNTVSGDGRIGAALTSHPDIDKIMFTGSEATGRRIIEASTRNLAPITLELGGNDAAIVLPGTDASAIAEGLFWGAFLNMGQTCACIKRLYVHESDYEAVVNALSNLAQQMPIGDGMDENNLIGPLQNKMQYDKVKDLVADARANGCEIMEFGTVPDTGYFLPLTLVGNIRDGQRLVDEEQFGPALPIIRYQSLDEAVASANRLDAGLGASVWADDPEQAQQVAVRLEAGTVWINQHGAIHPMVPFGGNKASGYGVEFGLEGLKAVTQPRVISIKK, encoded by the coding sequence ATGCAGACTTACAGCAATTCCGTGTACGGCGAATCTGTTGAAACGCCAGAACACCAGGAAATCTTTAATCCCGCTACAGGCGATTCCCTCGGGCTGGCCCCGATAAGTAGCGAGTCGGACGTAGGTTCCGCTGTAAACGCCGCCCGCAAGGCACAGCCTGACTGGGCCCGGACCAGTGACCAGGAGCGACGGGACGCGGTAGTCCGCGTCGCCCAGGTACTGGAAGAAAACTCGGAGTACCTGGCCGAACTCATCACCCGCGAGCAGGGCAAGCCGCTATCCGGCCCCGGCTCCCGGTTCGAGATGCAGGCTTCCGTGGGCTGGACACAGGTGCCAGCGGCGCTGGAATTACCGCCAGAGATCGTTTACGAGGACGAGGAGCGCAAAGACACCCTGCACCGTGTGCCCCTGGGTGTCGTGGCTGCAATTGCGCCCTGGAACTGGCCCTTGATGATTGCCATCTGGCAGATCATTCCTTCCATTCGCATGGGCAACACGGTGGTTCTCAAACCCTCCGAATACACCCCTATTGCAACCCTTGAAATGGTGCGGCTGATCAATCAGGTATTGCCACCGGGCGTTCTCAATACTGTTTCCGGAGATGGCCGTATCGGTGCGGCCCTGACCAGCCATCCAGATATCGACAAAATAATGTTCACCGGAAGCGAAGCCACCGGTAGGCGTATTATCGAGGCCTCCACCAGGAACCTTGCACCTATTACCCTTGAGCTCGGGGGCAACGACGCGGCCATAGTTCTTCCGGGCACCGATGCCAGCGCAATAGCCGAGGGTCTGTTCTGGGGAGCATTCCTGAACATGGGCCAGACTTGCGCGTGCATCAAGCGTCTATATGTTCATGAGAGCGACTATGAGGCAGTGGTTAACGCGCTCAGCAACCTTGCCCAGCAGATGCCCATTGGCGATGGCATGGACGAAAATAACCTGATAGGCCCACTACAAAACAAGATGCAGTACGACAAGGTGAAAGATCTGGTTGCGGATGCTCGCGCTAACGGCTGCGAAATTATGGAATTCGGAACTGTTCCCGACACGGGTTACTTCCTCCCGCTCACGCTGGTAGGGAACATACGCGACGGCCAGAGATTGGTGGATGAGGAACAGTTTGGCCCTGCCCTGCCTATTATCCGTTACCAGAGCCTGGACGAAGCAGTGGCTTCAGCCAACCGGCTGGACGCGGGGCTTGGCGCTTCTGTCTGGGCAGATGATCCGGAGCAGGCACAACAGGTGGCCGTTCGCCTGGAAGCGGGAACAGTCTGGATCAACCAACACGGAGCTATCCACCCCATGGTGCCATTCGGTGGCAACAAAGCCTCTGGCTACGGTGTGGAATTCGGATTGGAAGGTCTGAAAGCTGTTACCCAACCCAGGGTCATCAGCATCAAGAAGTAA
- the feaR gene encoding transcriptional regulator FeaR, producing the protein MVRSSFAAAEFDRWISDVNQICGPFSAEPLEGTFSGDIHKMGGGAIDMSRVSIRGAQLVRGRSEIRRCGTPEFFCVFQLHGTSRVEQAGNRSILKTGDIVLVDSALPFSFTYDHESQQISLILPRSVIERILNLSGIELGVRIPSHSHIASVANRLIAEAAHYDSLDEEEGSAIVDSLIMLIKPSVIKSLADSNPNERVFLQAVSFIQNNIGEPDLSARMVATATGASVRSLYRAFAVRSLTVSGYIKTRRMEMCADYMKTSKGKLNLTEVGYRFGFASPSAFSTAFKQYFGVTPSGYCKNCAL; encoded by the coding sequence ATGGTTCGAAGCTCTTTCGCAGCGGCGGAATTTGACCGTTGGATCAGTGATGTTAATCAGATTTGCGGTCCTTTTTCGGCTGAGCCCCTCGAAGGCACGTTTTCTGGTGATATTCACAAGATGGGCGGTGGCGCCATAGATATGTCGCGGGTATCCATTCGGGGAGCTCAGCTTGTTCGGGGTCGGAGCGAGATACGTCGCTGTGGGACGCCGGAGTTTTTTTGTGTTTTCCAGCTTCATGGGACATCACGTGTTGAGCAGGCGGGGAACCGTTCAATCCTCAAGACAGGGGATATAGTTCTGGTGGATTCGGCGTTACCCTTCAGTTTTACCTACGATCATGAATCCCAGCAAATTTCCTTGATCCTGCCCCGCAGTGTAATTGAGCGTATCCTGAATCTGTCAGGTATAGAGCTCGGCGTTCGGATTCCGTCTCACAGTCATATTGCCAGTGTGGCCAACCGATTGATTGCAGAGGCAGCACATTATGACAGCCTGGACGAGGAGGAAGGCTCAGCTATCGTTGACTCGCTCATTATGCTGATCAAGCCTTCCGTGATTAAAAGTCTGGCGGACAGTAACCCCAACGAGCGGGTTTTCCTGCAGGCTGTCTCGTTTATTCAGAACAATATTGGCGAGCCTGATTTGAGTGCACGAATGGTGGCGACGGCGACGGGCGCATCGGTGCGTAGTCTTTATCGGGCCTTTGCCGTTCGCTCCCTTACGGTTTCCGGATACATCAAAACCCGGCGTATGGAGATGTGTGCCGATTATATGAAAACATCGAAGGGCAAGCTGAATTTGACGGAAGTCGGGTACAGATTTGGCTTTGCCAGTCCAAGCGCATTCTCGACTGCGTTCAAACAGTACTTCGGTGTTACCCCGTCAGGCTACTGTAAAAACTGTGCTCTCTGA
- a CDS encoding cation diffusion facilitator family transporter, whose protein sequence is MACSCSAPEPKSPAPGFRKALWIALWVNLAMFLVEGYASMQSGSVSLLADAIDFFGDSANYLLSLSVLSMGMLWRGRAAMVKGITMTVFGLAVLGRAIWVMQNDITPEPLTMGAVGLLALVANMGVAIMLFKFREGDSDMRSVWLCSRNDAIGNVAVMVAALGVFGTGTAWPDLIVAAIMGSLAITAGISVVRHARSDIAQGKAAAAAYNG, encoded by the coding sequence ATGGCATGTAGCTGCTCCGCACCCGAACCAAAATCCCCCGCTCCGGGCTTCCGAAAAGCCTTGTGGATTGCGCTGTGGGTCAACCTGGCCATGTTCCTGGTAGAGGGCTACGCGAGTATGCAGTCCGGCTCTGTGTCTCTGCTTGCGGACGCTATCGACTTCTTCGGCGACAGCGCCAACTACCTGCTGTCCCTCTCCGTGCTTTCCATGGGCATGCTCTGGCGTGGCCGGGCTGCAATGGTGAAAGGCATAACCATGACGGTGTTCGGGCTCGCAGTGCTGGGCCGTGCCATCTGGGTAATGCAAAACGACATCACGCCGGAACCCCTGACCATGGGGGCTGTCGGCTTACTGGCTCTGGTGGCCAACATGGGCGTTGCCATCATGCTGTTCAAATTCCGTGAGGGCGACTCCGACATGCGATCAGTGTGGCTATGCAGCCGCAACGATGCTATCGGTAATGTGGCCGTGATGGTGGCCGCCCTGGGTGTCTTCGGCACTGGCACAGCCTGGCCGGACCTCATTGTCGCCGCCATTATGGGTAGCCTCGCAATCACCGCCGGCATCAGTGTCGTGCGCCATGCGCGCAGCGATATTGCCCAGGGAAAGGCCGCTGCAGCGGCTTATAACGGCTGA
- a CDS encoding ferritin-like domain-containing protein yields MNTSKDTAGGKQPFLSDIKNIRERARANMRDGAITDGYKADRETVIKILNEALATEIVCVLRYKHHYYAADGLNAEAVAQEFLEHAQQEQEHADQIAERIAQLGGKPNFSPDSLSTRSHSEYIEGDTLKEMIEEDLVAERIAIDSYREIIQYLGDDDPTTRRLMEEILAVEEEHADDMAGLLQDYD; encoded by the coding sequence ATGAACACATCAAAGGATACCGCCGGCGGTAAGCAGCCGTTTCTGTCCGACATCAAGAACATCCGCGAACGCGCCCGCGCAAACATGCGTGACGGTGCAATCACCGACGGCTACAAGGCCGACCGGGAAACCGTGATCAAGATTCTCAACGAAGCGCTCGCTACCGAGATCGTCTGCGTGCTGCGCTATAAACACCACTACTACGCCGCTGACGGGCTGAACGCCGAAGCTGTCGCTCAGGAATTTCTCGAGCACGCACAGCAGGAACAGGAGCACGCCGATCAGATAGCCGAGCGTATTGCCCAACTGGGCGGCAAGCCGAATTTTTCACCAGATAGTCTGTCAACTCGCAGCCACTCGGAATACATCGAGGGTGATACGCTCAAGGAGATGATTGAAGAGGACCTGGTGGCGGAACGTATCGCCATTGACAGCTATCGCGAGATTATCCAGTACCTGGGCGACGACGACCCGACCACACGGCGATTAATGGAAGAGATTCTCGCGGTTGAGGAAGAGCACGCCGACGACATGGCCGGCCTGCTGCAGGATTACGATTGA
- a CDS encoding AEC family transporter, protein MAAAFALFLKLIPLYVTVTLGWIAGRYLEASGKHIAGIMLYIMTPSVVFAGVMAAPLSAEVILLPFLTFTMCCVLGFVHLVVAKRIITDDSASLIPLSVGTGNTGYFGIPVALLLFGQEGLALYIVCMLGTTLFENSVGFYLAARGRYSLKDALVRVARLPSVYAFVLAVMLNLSGFSIPDVFTPLFDNLRGAYSILGMMIIGMGILSFRGLAGNLRFTGLAFFGKFVSWPIAAMAFWWLDASFFGFYNLAVYQAIFLISITPIAANTVVIATLLDTAPKQAAGTALLSTLFALAFIPVMVALVIP, encoded by the coding sequence ATGGCCGCTGCGTTTGCTCTTTTTCTGAAGCTGATTCCGCTCTATGTAACGGTGACTCTCGGCTGGATTGCAGGCCGGTATCTGGAAGCGAGCGGCAAGCATATTGCCGGCATCATGCTTTACATCATGACGCCATCGGTGGTGTTTGCCGGCGTCATGGCAGCGCCTCTGTCAGCGGAAGTGATCCTGCTGCCGTTTCTGACATTCACCATGTGTTGCGTCCTCGGCTTTGTGCATCTGGTGGTTGCCAAACGGATAATCACTGACGACAGTGCCAGTCTCATTCCACTGTCGGTAGGAACCGGTAATACGGGGTACTTCGGCATACCGGTAGCCCTGTTGTTATTCGGCCAGGAAGGGCTGGCGCTCTATATTGTGTGCATGCTGGGGACAACGCTGTTCGAGAATTCCGTCGGCTTTTACCTGGCGGCCAGGGGGCGTTACAGCCTGAAAGATGCCCTGGTGCGCGTGGCGCGGCTGCCGTCGGTATACGCGTTCGTTCTGGCGGTAATGCTGAACCTTTCCGGCTTCTCCATCCCCGATGTGTTCACGCCCCTGTTCGACAACCTGCGCGGGGCTTACAGCATTTTGGGCATGATGATTATTGGCATGGGCATTCTCAGTTTCCGCGGGCTGGCGGGCAATCTTCGCTTCACCGGCCTGGCCTTTTTCGGCAAATTCGTGTCCTGGCCGATAGCGGCCATGGCATTCTGGTGGCTGGACGCCAGCTTCTTTGGTTTCTACAACCTTGCCGTCTACCAGGCGATCTTCCTGATCTCCATAACGCCGATTGCCGCCAATACAGTGGTCATTGCCACGCTGCTGGATACCGCCCCGAAACAGGCCGCAGGTACCGCCTTGCTAAGTACTCTGTTTGCGCTCGCTTTTATTCCGGTGATGGTGGCGCTGGTTATTCCCTGA
- a CDS encoding c-type cytochrome, which translates to MAERFTKSMARNIYLGGSAFFILLFLALTLDTQVRAMPERDNRDQLTDQVVRGKHVWENNNCVGCHSLMGEGAYFAPELANVFDRRGGGNSEVFKAYMNAWMNSMPTNVPGRRQMPNFNLTEQEIEDLSAFLEWTSKIDDNDWPPNIEG; encoded by the coding sequence ATGGCCGAGCGCTTTACCAAAAGCATGGCCAGGAACATATATCTGGGAGGAAGTGCATTCTTCATCCTGTTGTTTCTGGCACTGACTTTGGACACACAGGTGCGGGCAATGCCCGAGCGGGATAACCGCGACCAACTCACCGATCAGGTGGTTCGTGGCAAACACGTCTGGGAGAACAACAACTGTGTCGGTTGTCATTCCCTGATGGGTGAAGGTGCGTACTTCGCGCCGGAACTTGCCAATGTATTCGACCGCCGCGGCGGTGGTAACAGCGAAGTCTTCAAGGCATACATGAATGCCTGGATGAACTCCATGCCCACCAATGTGCCCGGCCGCCGGCAAATGCCGAATTTCAATCTGACCGAACAGGAAATCGAAGACCTCTCCGCCTTCCTGGAATGGACCTCAAAGATTGACGACAACGACTGGCCACCCAACATCGAAGGCTGA
- a CDS encoding cbb3-type cytochrome c oxidase subunit I, whose translation MKYESQRVAMPYFIFALVLFAGQILFGLILGLQYVVGDFLFPEIPFNVARMVHTNLLIVWLLFGFMGATYYMVPEEAQTELHSPLLAWILFWVFAVAGTLTILGYLFVDYATLADITMNKLLPTMGREFLEQPTITKIGIALVVVGFLYNIMMTALKGRKTVVNIVLITGLIGLAVLWMFSFYNPGNLTQDKYFWWFVVHLWVEGVWELIMGAILAYVLIKLTGVDREVIEKWLYVIIAMALITGIIGTGHHFFWIGPPEYWLWLGSVFSALEPLPFFMMVIFAFNMINRRRRNHPNKAAMLWAMGTAVMAFLGAGVWGFLHTLAPVNYYTHGSQITAAHGHMAFYGAYVMIVLTIISYAVPIMRGRPYGNSNTAQVVEMWGFWLMTISMVFITLFLTGAGVLQVWLQRLPESGEALSFMATQDNIALFYWARLVAGCFFMAGLVVYFGSFFIQGQASPAEEVRGPATQDA comes from the coding sequence ATGAAATACGAATCTCAAAGGGTGGCAATGCCCTACTTCATCTTTGCCCTGGTTCTGTTTGCGGGGCAGATTCTGTTCGGCCTGATCCTGGGGCTCCAGTACGTGGTGGGTGACTTCCTGTTCCCGGAAATCCCCTTCAACGTGGCGCGGATGGTTCACACCAACCTGCTGATTGTCTGGCTGCTGTTCGGCTTTATGGGGGCAACCTACTACATGGTCCCGGAAGAGGCGCAAACCGAGCTGCACAGCCCGCTGCTTGCGTGGATCCTGTTCTGGGTTTTCGCCGTTGCCGGCACCCTGACCATTCTTGGCTACCTGTTCGTGGACTACGCCACCCTGGCCGATATCACCATGAACAAGCTGCTGCCAACGATGGGGCGGGAGTTTCTTGAGCAACCCACCATCACCAAGATAGGCATTGCACTGGTGGTCGTCGGGTTCCTCTATAACATCATGATGACCGCCCTGAAGGGCCGCAAAACCGTCGTCAATATTGTGCTGATTACCGGCCTCATCGGCCTGGCGGTACTGTGGATGTTTTCCTTCTACAACCCGGGCAACCTGACCCAAGACAAGTACTTCTGGTGGTTCGTGGTGCATCTGTGGGTTGAGGGTGTATGGGAACTGATCATGGGCGCCATCCTGGCCTATGTTCTGATCAAGCTGACCGGTGTTGACCGGGAGGTCATCGAGAAATGGCTGTACGTGATCATCGCCATGGCGCTGATCACCGGCATCATCGGTACCGGGCACCACTTCTTCTGGATCGGCCCCCCTGAATACTGGTTGTGGCTGGGCTCCGTGTTCTCTGCCCTTGAGCCGCTGCCGTTCTTCATGATGGTGATCTTTGCCTTCAACATGATTAACCGGCGGCGCCGCAACCATCCCAACAAGGCTGCCATGTTGTGGGCCATGGGTACCGCAGTGATGGCCTTCCTGGGTGCCGGAGTATGGGGCTTCCTGCACACCCTCGCTCCGGTGAACTACTACACCCACGGCAGCCAGATTACCGCAGCCCACGGCCACATGGCCTTCTACGGGGCTTACGTAATGATCGTGCTGACCATCATCTCCTACGCTGTACCGATCATGCGTGGCCGGCCATACGGCAACAGCAATACGGCGCAGGTTGTCGAGATGTGGGGCTTCTGGCTGATGACCATCTCCATGGTGTTTATCACGCTGTTCCTGACCGGTGCCGGTGTATTGCAGGTCTGGCTGCAGCGGCTTCCGGAAAGTGGTGAGGCACTGTCGTTCATGGCAACCCAGGACAACATTGCCCTGTTCTACTGGGCGCGCCTGGTCGCTGGCTGTTTCTTCATGGCGGGCCTGGTGGTGTACTTCGGCAGCTTCTTCATCCAGGGACAAGCGTCCCCGGCTGAAGAGGTCCGTGGGCCTGCCACCCAGGACGCATAG